The Anser cygnoides isolate HZ-2024a breed goose chromosome 4, Taihu_goose_T2T_genome, whole genome shotgun sequence region GGAACAGAGCTGCTTCCTTGCTGCGCTGGCCGTCTGAAAAAATGCTCCACACAAGTTCCCTTGGCCAACTTGGTGATTACGGAAAGGCAGTTCCAGAAGCTGAGGGAGGCTGTGAATGCGGGTCTTCCTGCTGTGTTCATGTGACTGACTGGAGCTCCTGATGATGGGAAAAGTTTTTATTGTGGAAACTCTGACATGGCTTGCAATTGTGGGGGCGGGAGGTGATGCTCCTCAGTTAGCTGGCAGATGGGACTTGAGCAAAGACCTGTCTGGAGGAGGCTGGCAGTGTCCCGTTCGGAGAGCTGTCGCTGCTCTTCTGAGACAAGCGAAGAACCCTCGCTCCCCTGTACTTGGCGAAGGCACACTGTGTGTAAATGCATCGCGGCATGTGCTTCCGTGCTGCCAAACTCCGCTGAGCATCACACCAGAGAAGCgggaaggggtgggaggggaaaTGCCGCAtcccggggctgctggggagagctgggctGAGATCCTCCCCTCGTCTCCTGGGCGTCCCTGCAGGCGTGGACAAGCAGGGGCAAGGAGCAGCTTTACAGCAAAGAACGCAGTACTAAGGACAGCTGACCCCTGGCacacctttccttttctttttgtctttcagccTATTTCTGTTTCCTGGTGACAGCCCTGGGTGTGACGGCCGGTGCGCATCGCTTGTGGAGCCACCGTTCCTACAAAGCCAAGCTGCCCCTGCGGATCTTTCTGGCTGCAGCTAACTCCATGGCTTTCCAGGTGGGATAGTGGTTGCCTGTCCTGATTCTTGGCCTCCTGGCAGCTTTACCTCCTGTGCAGGGATCCCTTCAGCTTAGAGACATCAAAAGcaatacatatgtatattatCAGCAAAAAGACGTTTGCTGATGACGCACGGTGTTGGCTTAGGAGATGCAGAGCCCCTCGCACTGCACACACAATACTTAACAGACAGTCCAGGAGCAACAGTTATTGAAGGACCAAGTTGAATGTGCCCAGATCAGGGTCTCAGCAGCTTCTCTTACCCAGGCCAGGCCCCTTGCTTTAGAGGACTATGTAGAAACTTTTGTAAGGGACGACCTCATGCAAATACGTCTGCATAATGAGGTCTCTTTGTCCAGCCAGGCAGTTGGAGTTTTTCACGTGCCCAGAAAGGAGAGCGGGCATCCTTTCACACAGTCTTAATTTATCTCTGTTTGATGCCGCTTTTTTTGGCAGTagaatttaaatacatttgcaaAGAAGTGTGTTACTAGCTTTGTACTTCCTGATAGGCAATATCAGActtcaaaatctttttgtaaCGTTCAGCTGGTGGTAGGAGGTAGCCCAGAACCAGGATTTCCATGGTGTGAATGTAGTTGTTCCTTTGGCTGTTCAAAACAGATCTATGCATCTGTGTTAGCGTTACACTATCTAGCTCAGCTGCTGTAACCTGTTGTGGCACTGCATACCACGTTTTTACCTTTTTCCCTCCAATACGTTTGGATGATTTCATGTACCTCAACAGAGGATGAAGGGAGTCCCTTTACCCGCTTCCGTACTGCTCATTTATCATCTTTGATTTATCTTCTTCCTAAGGTGCAGGGTATTAATCCCATTGGTCCCTTTACACCTTACAAAGAGCACAACGCTTTTGTTTGAATATGGGGATATGTCCCATTTGACTCGCACCCCCCGTTTATTCTGAGCCGTATTCCAGCCACTTTGTGCTGCTCTGTTCCTTGCAGAGCTTTACAAACCCTTTGCTCAGTGTGTTAAACAAGTGTCTGGAGTTTTGAAGAACCCCCTGGTACTGTACTCCTGTTTTACAGCAGATCTTATCTTTCATGAGTAATTCCAATGAATGTGCCAAGCTGGATTGCAGTGAGCCTGAACGCTGCAGCGGCATTGCCTTCTGCTCCCCTGGATTTGGCTCTTGGCTCTGTTGGCCTCCTCATCGCTTTTGGCTGAGGACATGGTACGGTTCCGAGGCAGTAAGTACTTCAAGGTGGCTTCAAGCTACCTTTGTGCCCTTCAGAAGGAAAGTGGAAGGCCGAGTCACCTGTTCTCAGTCTGAAGTAGTCTGAAGCCCGTTCTAGCTACCGTGACACCAATTGCCTGCCCAAGCCTGCTGGCACAACCACAAACAGGCAGCGAGCCAGTTTTCCGGTCCGTCTCCCTCCTGTTGGCTTTGGGAGGAAGCGGTAGCATTGGAGCAGCCCTGGAAGCTGCCTTATCGAAGGGCAGGGGCAGCATCTCAGCTGGGACGTGGTGGTTTCTCCCCAGCTAAGTGTCGTTGCACCGTCCTTCCTGGCTGTCCCTGTGAAACAAGAGAGCACCTGTccacagctgcaggggctgtttGCGATTTCATGTGAGCGCATCGACTTTGTGATGCAGCCCAAGTGTGTCATCACGTTTGGGTCTGCAGATTTATTAAGGGGCCTGCTAACGAAACCTCATGCCCGTGTCACTGTCACAGCATGATGCTGTCGTGCTGCTTCGGAGGGGGTTTTACTCCTGCGTTTACCTGAAACTTCATCGAGAGCGACACCTTCCTGAAAAATGGTTGCTATTAATGTGCTCGCAGTTACGTGCGTGGCGCTCCAGTTGTTGGTGTATTTATTGCCAACGGTTCTGGCCTCTGGCCTTTATTTGCTCTTAGCCTTTGTGGTTTTAATTACATGTGATTTGGTTGTTTCACAGCTTCCTTGCACTTTCATCTGGGGAATCACATTTTtgccagccctgcaggtgtTTGCTGTGGTGTGAGAAGCCAAGTTAATTTCTCACAGTATCATTGCTTTGACCTGGTTACCTGCTGTGCcacaaataattttatcaaGTGCTCTTACGACAAGCTGATCGATAATCTCATTGGAAATATCATTTCTGGTTAAGAAAGAGGACCTTTCCTAGGTGTGTGCTTCTCATATAAGCCTAGTTGGTTTTAAATGCCTTGATCTTAGCATCTCCTAGTGCTCTGGATACCGCCCCTGAAGTATACATCTGACACTTGAAGCAATGCAGTGGCTTTCATTCCCTTTCATTtctctgcaggggaaaaaataaaatggcagcAAGGTGAAGATCTGCCCTTGCTCTCACTGAGGAGCTTGGTGGCTTCCTTCAGTTTGCTTTGCTCAGCTCAATTCGCTTTCTTGGGCAGTGGGTTTTTGTTCCTCACCTGGCTCTTGTGGTCTCTTGCAGACAGCGCCTTTGCAATGCTGCTATCGAACTCTGGTGCGTTTGAGCTGGGCTAGTCAGttgttattttcagttgttCCTGGAGTTGTTCAGCAGCTCGGGTGGCCTTGGTGCTTTCTCTCAGTGTTGGCAGCTGAGAGAATGAGCAGTGATTTCCATTATGCTTTCAGCATAGGGCTTGGGTCTCACAAAATACAAACGTGCAGAGCTGTCGTTAGCCTGGGTTTGCTGTGTCCTGCAGGGCGTCCTCTGCCTCGATGGCTGCCGCTCTGCGGTTCTTCGCAGACACCGCAGAGGGTTTCCTCAGTTCTGGGAGTGAAGCTGCTGTGGTTGGTGGTTGTGGGTGCTACTGCTGTTCCAACCCAAAGCCTTCTTTCTTTGGGTATCACTGTTTGggtccctccctgcctgtgcaaaggtggaaaaaacacaggaaagggCACTCCGCTAAGCATTCTGTGGTTGAAGTTCACAGTGTTGTAGATCCAGGtattaaatagctttttttttctttgttcgATGCAACTGAATTCACAGATGAGTGTATGGCCAGAGTTTTCCAAGTGTTGCGCACGCTTACGATTCCCTGTGGTAGCAGCTGAGCACCACTGCAAAAGCATCCGGCTCAGCCCAATAGGCAGTGCGTCCTGCAGAGCAAACTGGGAGGCTGAAATCCCTTCAGCTGAATAATTTCAGAAAGCCTCTCTCCAAATCTGATCTGGATCCGATGCTGATCTGGTGTTGTGGGTCTGAGGCTTTTATTCTGGCCTAGCTCTAAATGCAAGACTTGGCTTCCCAAAAAGTAGGCACGTTTCCTTTGACGTCTCAGCCTCGTACTCTCGCACACACCCCTGCAGACAGAGCAGTCATTTAAATGGAAGTTTTACTGTGAGAGACTCATCCCTCCAAACTGGTTGCTGTTCCCGTGCATGCAAGGAGCTGGGGCCTCTCTCCTCTCACCCCgctgtgctctctctgcagaACGACATCTACGAGTGGAGCCGAGACCACCGCGTGCACCACAAGTACTCGGAGACGGACGCAGACCCGCACAATGCCCGCCGTGGCTTCTTCTTCTCCCACATCGGCTGGCTGTTTGTGCGCAAGCACCGGGACGTCATCGAGAAGGGGAGAAAACTGGATTTCACTGACCTGTTGGACGACCCCGTTGTCAGGTTCCAAAGAAAGTGAGTGGGAGCGCATGGCCATCGTGTGGCACAGGGTGGAGGGGTCCTGACCGCCTCATGGTGGCTTCTTCCTTGTTGTTGCCTGTCCTCTTTCTCCCCCGGGAGATCACTGCCACCCTgatggcaggcagcagggctgcagttGTGGCTGTGCGCCTCCTGCTTGCGGCCTGTCTTGGCCAGCTGCGCTGCGCAAGCAGCGTGCCCTGTCCTCATCCTTTTCCAGAAAGCCAAGGCTGGCTGTGAAAACAGCcacagcagaggctgctgggCTCTTGGCCTTCTCCTTTGATCAGTGGAGTAAAGGCTGTAGTCGCTACCTGCTGTAATGCAGAAGTGCACCTCTCGTTCTGCAAAGCCATCTGTGGCCAGCGCAGACCGAGTGCTTCCTCTCACAGGACTGTCATCCTGCACAGCATTAGTTATTGCCCCTGAGAATTAGCGCAGACCAGGTTCAGCTTGCTACATGCTCTGTGAGAGGTGGGAATTGAGCAGCACGCTGTGTTCTCTGTGTGAGTAACTGCATAGTAGGTGGAAATGGAAGATGCTCCCTGACAGCAAGCATTTGGTACAGGTGCTCTGCAGACCACATTCGCCTATTTGTGAGCATTTTCTGGGTGAGGGAAGCAGCTGGCCGAGTCCTGAAATCTGTCTCGCCTTTGCATTAGAGTAAGCTGTGCACAGAATGTTCCCTGCATtcgaggagctgcaggagggaggaatTCACTGCCCTCTGTGTTGTCATTTGTTGGCTCTGTCAGCAGTAGGTGTTTGCAAAGGCTCCCTTGCGGTTTGCTGCAGCACCTCTTGGCTGTGTTGTTACCTTTACCAAGACAACAGCAGCCCACGAGaagcaggctctgctgccttGGTTGTGCTGCAAACGTTGCGTAGCGATGGTGGCAGTTTTGTGCAGGGAAGTTGTGTTTCAGCAAATGCCAGGGCTCGGGATTTGAATGTAGGGCTTCCTTTCCCTTAGAAGAAAAATTCAGGTTCCTCCTTTTATGAGGCTGAAGTGGTCTTtctgacagcacagaaaaaacagcGGGTGGTCTGTTGGCAGCTGCAGGCTTTTAGGTGTGCCCGGGTGCCAGGTTTGCAGCCAGCGCTGAACTTCCCCAGGACTTCAGGTGCTGGTCTTGAGGTTTTTGCTCCGGGACTGGGCCTCAGCTGTTGAGCCCCAGCGTTACCTGCTGCTTCAGGGTTTGTGGCTCTCTTTGCATTTTGAATTGTAAACTGGTGTCATTGCAACAGCAGAGTGTTGAAAatttccctgctgctgtgtggctccttcccctgcagtaCCCAGTTCATCCTCTGGAAGCCCAGGCAAGAGTTGGCAGCGTTcatgctggcagagctggggcacaCTCCGTTGCATGCacagtctctctttttttatccCCATCAAAGCCTTCCATTTAGTCCTCCCAGCTGCGGGCAGCAGTCCATGAAGGCACATACATTCCTCGCTGAGAGACCTGACAGCTGCACAAAGGCAGAGACTAAAAAGCAGCCCTGGTCCCTGCCACATCAACTGCTTTTGGCGGAAGAGGTGACTTTTCTGATGCCGAGCCAGTGGCACACTGGCCTGGCTGCCGACGAGGAACTCAGCTTTGTGTTCCTCCTTGACAAAGGCTGTTGCAGCTGCGAACTGCCGAGGCATCTGCCTTCTGAGGCTGGGGAGAGCGGGGTGGCAGGGTGGCAGGACAGCCTCTCGGAAGTGAAAAGCCGAGTGCTGGCTTGCTAATAGCAGGTTGCTTCCAGTAAGCATTTCTAGGTATTGCTTGGAAACATCCACAGTGTGAATGATGCTGAAAGGTAACAATAGGGACCActagcaatttttttccctaacgCTGCTTCTGACACATTAACATAGTTTCTCttgtaaaacaacaaacaaaaaacaaacatctcaaGCTCCAAAGAACTGGATACAGCTACGGTCTACTGAGACATCATTTCAGTTAGACATGCAAGAATGTTCTTGTGGGTCAAGCTTTTTCCTCCGTTTTTGGAGTGGGTCCTGAATTAGCAGCAGTCCTTTTTCTGCCATCTTTCCATAGCATCCTAATGGTCATAGCTGTTCCTTACCTGGCACTTCTCCCTTACACATCTCCTGGCGCTTTTCAGTGCGGGTGAGTACTCGTGTCACTGCTTTAGAGAGGACAAGAATGGCAGCAGCTGTCCCTCCTAGCTCTTGGTAGTTGCCTGTGGTGCTGAGCACTAGCAAGGCTTGGCACGAGAAGGATGCCTGCCCTCAGTAGATACCAGTCAGTAGATGTGGATGTCTTGGGTTCAGACTGTTCCGGCCTGGCCAGGATTACCACAGCAGATAAATGCTCTGAAGACACTGGCGCCTTGCTTGGAGCAGTCCCATTCAAAGCAGTCTCTCCAGGGCTCCTTGGCTCTGTTCAAGTTCTTCTGCAAAACAGCCAGGAGTGCGGAGCTCAGAGAGGTTATGGGGCTGGCCCACGTTATGCCAGGGGTTTCTGTCGGACCCCTGCCTCCTGATATCCCCTCGCTCCCCTGCCGTCGTCCCCACCAAGGTAATGGTGTCCTTTTGTTTCCCCGCAGGTATTACAAGAGCTCAGTCGTGCTGATGTGCTTTGTGATCCCCACCTTTGTGCCGTGGTACCTGTGGGGAGAGAGTCTGTGGAACGCCTACTTCCTTGCCTCCATCCTCCGGTACACCATCTCCCTCAACGTCACCTGGCTGGTCAACAGCGCCGCGCACATGTACGGCAACCGCCCGTACGACAAGTACATCAACCCCAGGCAGAACACCTTTGTCACTCTGGGAGCCATTGGTAGGTGCTGTAGCCCCCCACAGAGATCTGCAAACTCAGAGCAAAATCtcgtcctgctgcagcctggttGGGGTTTGTGGGCACCTGCAGCTGGCCACTGCTTTGAGCCAGGGCTTGGAGGAGGCTGCACATCCTCAAGGAAGTCTTCCCCTGTTCTGCCGAAGAATGCTCTGCTTCTTGTTCGGTTGTCAGTATCCCTTCTTGAAGCAGTTCTCCTTTTCATCTCTGAGTGTTTGGGATGGGAAATGCCCCTTCCTGCCAGGGAGGGAAAGTCAAAAGCTCTAAAATGGGGGCGGTCAGGGGTCTTTCCCATAGATCTCCCGTAGCCAGGGATGCAGCATAACCTGCACGGGGTCAGGACTTTGAAAACGGGGCTTGGGATGTCCCATCCCAGCACGGTCCTGAATTCATCAGCGTGCCGGCCACACAGTCTTGTAACTCCCTCTCTGTTTCCCAGGTGAGGGTTTCCACAACTACCACCACACCTTCCCCTTCGACTACTCCGCCAGCGAGCTGGGCCTGAAGTTCAACCCCACCACCTGGTTCATTGACTTCATGTTTTGGTTGGGGTTGGTCACCGACCGGAAGCAGGCTCCGAAGGAGATGATCCAGGCACACAAGGAAAGGACTGGAGAtggcagtgcttgaagagcagcgcttctccctgcagcagcgCTGGTGTGCGCGTGTGGGCACCCCCTGCTTGCACGTGCTGGTTGGAGTTCTTTTCCTCTggtttaaaattagttttttcaGTTGAGCCGAATTTATTCCACAGGTTCGGCCGCagcttttttgtctttattagTTGTTTTATGTCCAAACTTCAGACTATTAAGTGTAAAAATGTTctatattatttaatattagaGTTAAAACAGGAGAGAGATTTGATTTTAGTCACTGTAGTTCATGTCTGAAATACATTGCAATTTGCTCGTTCATGGTAAATGTGGCAGGTTGGAGGGACTAACTACCTTTTTAAAGTGCAGTGAGGGGAGAATTTGTTTCTACTCTTAATCAAATATTCTTTTGAGACACGATTCTTGGAgaggccggggcagggcccaATGTGCCGTGTCAGCTACAAACTGATGGCAAGGACCAGTAACAGCACCATGGAAAACAGGATGTCCAAGGCGAGTAATCGGCCGAAGATCAGTTTGACGTTAGTttgaaaatctgctttcttctttttgttagCCCTGTTAGCCAGACCAACGTGCTGCTGTCTTTGCTAAATACAAAAACCATTTATTGCTGAGCAGGCTTTTGTGTTGAAGATTAGTCTCTATACAGGCCAAAATACAAACTGATGCTATGTTGAGATGATTCCTTTGTTGTCGCATATACATTGTAATTTGTAACGGTACAGAGCTCAACAATGTCTTAAGCCAAATAAAGCTTTGGTTTCGATGTTCGGAGACCTGAGTTATATTCTAATCAGTCATGGCCATTGATGCATGCATATTTTAGCTCCTTTTGCACAAGAGGcctcttaatttctttttctgcctttgactAGCAGGTCTTTGAAAACCGACCTTGATCGAAGTCAGTCTCTACTAATGTTTCAGCTGCATGCAACATCCATTGGTTTCTGAGCAAAATATAAAGACAGTTATGTAGCTTCTGAATTTAACATTTAACAGTTGCCttgattaaaaaggaaaaaaaagaaaaaaaaaaagaaaaaaaaaaagcatgtggaATGGGACATAGAGCCCTTTGTGTTAGATGTTAGCCAGTGCAGGAGAGAGGCTTTGTACTGTCAGCACTGGAGCACTTTCGAAGATAGAGGGcatgattttcatttataaagcAGGTCACCGCCTTGTCCCTCGCAGAGGGAGTGCTCACTTCGGGGCCACTCGGCCGCATGCCCCGGGCAGGGCAGTGATCTCGAGCTAAGTGAGACTCGGGCCCAGATATTTTCAGGAAAGatgtagaattaaaaaacaaagccacgcaatttaaaatcaattctttttttcttgtttcttgttttccaaatgatGCCATATGATATTAAAGAGTTGtctttattctgtatttcatcCAGCAGGTGTTTTAACAGTGTTACTTTGCCATTAATGTTGTGTAAACTCTTGAGTGATTTACAATAAACAGTTATGATTAGACGGGCTGCTGTGCTTTGTTCAGAAATGTCTCCAGAAACGAAGGGCTTCATGCAGCATACGTCAGAAGCACAGCAGTGTTTCACTTGGCATTTCCAGGTATTCTCTGGGTGCAGCGTTTCCAAAGTACCTGCCCCCTCCATGTTTGTGCATTCCTCCGTGGGGGAAAGAGGGCTGTTAGCACACAGAAGGGCCCCACGAGACTGGATTGCTTTTGGCTCAGTTGCCACGCTGATAAGGAGGGGAACAGAAATTTAAAGCTGTCTTAAGCTTGAAAGGACACCATGGCAAGTTCTCACATGCGAAAATCCCAGTGTAGTTGGGCCGCTTGCTGGAATTACACAGTGTGGTGGGAGGCTTCTCCCTGCCGCCCCTTACTGTGCCTACGTACGGGCCTGGGAGGCTTCTCACCTGCTGGTTGGAAACACAGCAGCGT contains the following coding sequences:
- the SCD5 gene encoding stearoyl-CoA desaturase 5; the encoded protein is MGSCGSSMWRPLGPSGVTTEALREAHWDHPEGQLLGPSGAAVGAPRGDRWDPRGAAAGSLRGTRRDRPEGSPLHPQRRPPCSLPLSAAPGGGHWLSLCGAGCRLLPPPARPPPAARCGRAAEQGQQEQGQEKQEEEEGRKQQEEEEEAAARSGAERSGRPEAPPGRAARSPPPPPPPPPCRWERGGEMAAGGGQAIVWRNVVLMGLLHLGAVYALSLVPRAQLLTLLWAYFCFLVTALGVTAGAHRLWSHRSYKAKLPLRIFLAAANSMAFQNDIYEWSRDHRVHHKYSETDADPHNARRGFFFSHIGWLFVRKHRDVIEKGRKLDFTDLLDDPVVRFQRKYYKSSVVLMCFVIPTFVPWYLWGESLWNAYFLASILRYTISLNVTWLVNSAAHMYGNRPYDKYINPRQNTFVTLGAIGEGFHNYHHTFPFDYSASELGLKFNPTTWFIDFMFWLGLVTDRKQAPKEMIQAHKERTGDGSA